In the Hylaeus volcanicus isolate JK05 chromosome 1, UHH_iyHylVolc1.0_haploid, whole genome shotgun sequence genome, one interval contains:
- the LOC128876863 gene encoding aspartate aminotransferase, mitochondrial has translation MAQSTRLMSLSSICTLFKTNCNVNSYTVRSMSSWWSHIEMGPPDAILGITEAFKKDQNPKKINLGVGAYRDDNGKPFVLPSVRMAEEKIRNKEMDKEYSPIAGNAEFCKHSINLALGDGNNVVPNGLNATVQGISGTGSLCIGANFLSHFFPGNKEIYLSTPTWGNHVPIFKLARIPTKFYRYYDPKTCGLDFQGALEDISKIPEKSIILLHACAHNPTGVDPSPEQWKELSAVIKKRNLFPFFDMAYQGFASGSIQKDSLAIKLFLEDGHRIALAQSYAKNMGLYGERVGAFTLVTSSKDEADRTLSQLKILIRPMYSNPPINGARIVTEILGDSQLREQWLRDVKVMADRIISARQQLSDNLKKLGSSRSWIHITDQIGMFCYTGLKAPEVEKLTKNYSIYLTKDGRISMAGVTSKNVEYLAHAMYEVTK, from the exons ATGGCACAAAGTACAAGACTCATGTCGCTCTCATCTATATGTACCTTATTTAAAACCAATTGCAATGTTAATTCATATACCGTTAGATCAATGAG TTCATGGTGGTCCCACATAGAAATGGGTCCACCTGATGCAATTTTGGGTATTACAGAAGCATTCAAAAAAGATCaaaatcctaaaaaaattaatttaggaGTTGGTGCTTATAGAGATGATAATGGTAAACCATTTGTCTTACCAAGTGTCCGAATG GCAGAAgaaaaaatcagaaataaagaaatggaCAAAGAATATTCACCGATAGCAGGAAATGctgaattttgtaaacataGTATTAACTTGGCACTTGGTGATGGTAATAATGTGGTTCCAAATGGTTTG AATGCTACTGTTCAAGGAATTTCTGGAACAGGTTCACTTTGTATTGGGGCAAATTTtttatcacatttttttcctggcaataaagaaatatatttgtcaACCCCTACATGGGGAAACCATGTTCCTATATTTAAGCTTGCTAGGATCCCAACAAAATTCTACCGTTATTATGATCCAAAAACTTGTGGATTAGATTTTCAGGGTGCATTAGAAGATATATCT aaaattccaGAGAAGTCTATTATTCTTCTTCATGCATGTGCACATAATCCTACGGGTGTCGATCCTAGTCCAGAACAATGGAAGGAATTGTCAGcagtaataaagaaaagaaacctttttcctttctttgaTATGGCATACCAAGGATTTGCTTCAG gaTCTATACAAAAAGACTCTTtggcaattaaattattcctcgAGGACGGACATAGAATTGCTTTAGCTCAATCCTATGCTAAAAATATGGGTTTATATg gtGAACGCGTTGGTGCATTTACATTGGTCACTTCCAGCAAGGATGAAGCAGACAGGACACTTTCGCAATTAAAGATTTTGATTAGGCCAATGTATTCTAATCCTCCTATTAATGGCGCCAGGATTGTTACTGAGATATTAGGAGATTCTCAATTGAGAGAACAGTGGCTCCGTGATGTGAAAGTAATGGCTGACCGTATTATTTCTGCCCGCCAACAATTGAGTGATAATCTAAAAAAGCTTGGTAGCTCTCGTAGCTGGATACACATTACAGACCAAATTGGAATGTTTTGTTATACTGGTCTTAAAGCTCCCGAG gtAGAGAAACTTACGAAAAATTACAGTATTTACTTGACAAAAGATGGCAGAATATCAATGGCTGGAGTaacatcaaaaaatgttgaataccTTGCACATGCTATGtatgaagttacaaaataa
- the LOC128876875 gene encoding ubiquitin recognition factor in ER-associated degradation protein 1: MAFHFHFGLNMFPEVPRPFNTQYKCFPVSMLPGTYRQDVERGGKIIMPPSALEQLTRLNINYPMLFKLTNKKTNRITHCGVLEFVADEGKVYLPLWMMHNLLLAEAELINVESVSLPIAKFSRFQPQSEDFLDITNPKAVLENGLRSFACLTTGDVIAIKYNQRIYEMCVLETKPEPAVSIIECDMNVEFAPPVGYVEPEKAIKKDENAVDLADLMPAPAGFVPFKGQGTRLDGKKRKDSVQSEMAANKPTYIRGIPDYDYKIGTLTFLRSIKPVNNKEVKDQDEFKAFTGEGFSLRKSRT; the protein is encoded by the exons ATGGCTTTTCACTTTCACTTCGGGCTGAACATGTTTCCGGAGGTTCCACGTCCTTTCAACACTCAATATAAATGCTTTCCTGTGTCGATGTTACCGGGTACATATCGACAAGATGTAGAACGGGGTGGAAAAA TAATTATGCCACCTTCAGCATTGGAACAGCTTACAagattgaatattaattacccAATGTTGTTCAAATTAACTAATAAGAAGACCAATAGAATAACTCACTGCGGTGTTTTGGAATTTGTTGCGGATGAAGGAAAAGTTTATTTACCTCTTTGG ATGATGCACAACCTTTTATTGGCAGAGGCAGAACtaataaatgttgaaagtGTTTCTTTGCCAATTGCAAAGTTTTCACGCTTTCAACCACAATCTGAAGATTTTCTAGATATTACAAATCCTAAAGCTGTTTTAGAAAATGGATTGAGAAGTTTTGCTTGTCTTACAACGGGTGATGTTATAGCCATAAAGTACAATCaaagaatatatgaaatgtGTGTTCTTGAAACAAAACCTGAACCAGCAGTTAGCATTATAGAGTGTGATATGAATGTTGAATTTGCTCCACCAGTGGGTTATGTAGAACCGGAGAAAGCaattaaaaaagatgaaaatgcAGTAGATCTTGCAGATTTAATGCCAGCGCCAGCTGGCTTTGTACCATTCAAAGGACAGGGTACCAGATTGGATGGCAAGAAACGTAAAGATTCTGTTCAATCCGAAATGGCTGCTAATAAACCAACATATATTAGGGGAATACCAGATTATGATTATAAAATAGGAACTCTAACATTTTTACGCAGCATTAAACCTGTTAACAATAAGGAG GTAAAGGACCAAGATGAATTTAAAGCTTTCACCGGTGAAGGTTTCTCTCTTAGAAAATCTAGAACATGA
- the LOC128876886 gene encoding cyclin-C — protein sequence MAGNFWQSSHHQQWLLDKQDLVRERQHDLSILTEEEYQKLFIFFSNLIQVLGEQLKLRQQVIATATVYFKRFYARNSLKCIDPLLLAPTSVFLASKVEEFGVISNTRLITTCQTVVKNKFNYAYSQEFPYRTNHILECEFYLLEHLDCCLIVYQPYRPLLTLIQDVGPDDQLLTLAWRIINDSLRTDVCLLYPPYQIAIGCLQIACVILQKDLKSWFAELNADMEKIQEIARYIINLYELWKTYDEKKEIQNLLSKMPKPKAAPQR from the exons ATGGCTGGCAATTTTTGGCAAAGTTCACATCA tcAACAATGGCTTCTAGATAAACAAGACCTGGTACGGGAACGACAACATGATCTTTCGATTTTAACAGAGGAAGAATATCAAAAACTGttcatatttttctcaaatt TAATACAAGTGTTAGGTGAACAATTGAAGCTCAGACAACAAGTTATAGCTACAGcaactgtttattttaaaagattttatgCTCGCAATAGTTTGAAATGTATAGACCCTTTATTGTTGGCACCCACATCAGTTTTTTTAGCTTCCAAGGTAGAAGAATTTGGAGTTATTTCTAATACCAGGTTAATCACAACTTGTCAAACTGTAG taaaaaataaattcaattatgcCTACTCTCAGGAATTTCCTTATCGCACGAATCACATTTTGGAATGTGAATTTTATCTCCTAGAACATTTAGATTGTTGTttaatagtgtatcaaccataTCGTCCTTTATTGACCCTTATTCAAGATGTGGGCCCAGATGATCAGTTATTGACACTTGCTTGGCGTATAATTAACGATAGCTTACGTACAGATGTTTGTCTATTATATCCACCATATCAAATAGCTATCG GATGTTTACAAATAGCTTGCGTTATATTGCAAAAAGATCTGAAGTCTTGGTTTGCTGAATTAAATGCTGATAtggaaaaaatacaagaaattgCACGTtatatcattaatttatacgaactATGGAAAACATATgacgaaaaaaaggaaattcaaaatttattgtcTAAAATGCCAAAACCAAAAGCAGCACCACAGCGCTGA
- the LOC128876848 gene encoding cell cycle checkpoint control protein RAD9A isoform X1 has protein sequence MKCVIPGVNVKILAKAIHALARIGDEMYIEPQETGISFRTVNMANSAYADFTMFQNYFSCYEYGDLQKNDALKCKISMRSAMTVFKAPNVIDKQVETCHIRLQPDASEIFFILKYKNSITKTHLLPILDCEVLQTAYDKDSASNQLSSQPRVLGDAVHNFHQTLIEITMEVSSQKLLLRNYIDETSGLSNTTRTQLVLGKGEFDQYNISKDTSITFCMKEFKAILSLAEVIGIPIGIYFVEAGRPVIFALKNPSLEANLVLSTLNSDADSQTETTVIGKQDKSVKQRTRNTRVPRKSSKSTNRIGNRSTNMNKTSENATAKNTHSNLIEKNSNLISKEKVDVQPSVSGTSRRNDQRNDQSKNGDSCLLGKQNTERESHNDGSSRHNVAGLSKTPTNGKKLVNSIFSSITKRKSSNDEIDRQQGQNNDKSNVLEDEVPDSPTPPVKKARLIFQKCFQKTFDPRTLPGYDIILAEDSDEGCSE, from the exons ATGAAATGTGTTATACCAggtgtaaatgtaaaaa TTTTAGCAAAAGCTATACATGCATTAGCAAGAATTGGAGATGAAATGTACATAGAACCGCAAGAAACTGGTATATCATTTCGTACTGTCAACATGGCAAATTCTGCGTATGCTGACTTTACAATGTTCCAAAACTATTTTTCGTGTTACGAATACGGTGATCTCCAAAAGAATGACGcattgaaatgtaaaatttcaatgagG aGTGCTATGACAGTATTCAAAGCTCCAAATGTAATAGATAAACAGGTAGAAACATGTCACATCAGATTACAACCAGATGCatctgaaattttctttattttaaaatataagaatagtATTACCAAAACACATTTGTTACCCATATTGGATTGTGAAGTATTACAa ACCGCATATGATAAGGATTCTGCATCAAATCAACTTTCTTCCCAACCCCGTGTATTGGGAGATGCTGTACATAATTTTCATCAAACTCTAATTGAGATAACAATGGAAGTTTCGTCGCAAAAACTGTTACTTAGAAATTATATAGACGAAACTTCAG GTTTATCGAATACAACTCGAACACAACTCGTGCTTGGCAAAGGCGAATTTGAtcaatataatattagtaaaGACACGtcaattacattttgtatGAAGGAATTTAAAGCTATTTTGTCTTTGGCAGAAGTTATAGGTATACCAAttggaatatattttgtagaaGCTGGAAG ACCAGTCatatttgcattaaaaaaCCCATCTCTTGAGGCAAATTTAGTACTGTCTACATTAAATTCTGATGCAGACAGTCAAACTGAAACAACGGTAATTGGTAAACAGGACAAATCTGTAAAACAAAGGACGAGAAATACGCGAGTTCCTAGGAAATCTTCCAAATCTACGAACAGAATAGGAAATAGGTCAACCAATATGAATAAAACGTCTGAAAATGCTACTGCTAAAAATACccattcaaatttaattgagaagaattcaaatttaatttctaaagaaaaagttgatgTACAACCGAGTGTATCCGGTACAAGCCGGAGAAATGATCAAAGAAATGATCAAAGTAAAAATGGAGACAGTTGTTTGCTTGGTAAACAGAATACTGAAAGAGAATCTCATAATGATGGATCATCTAGACACAATGTAGCCGGACTCAGTAAAACGCCTAcaaatggaaagaaattagtgaattctatattttcttcgataacaaaaagaaaatctagTAATGATGAAATAGACCGGCAACAAGGacaaaataatgataaatctAACGTGTTAGAAGACGAAGTACCAGATTCACCAACGCCGCCAGTCAAGAAGGctcgtttaatatttcagaaatgtttCCAAAAGACTTTTGATCCAAGGACATTGCCTGGATATGATATAATTTTAGCTGAAGATTCGGATGAAGGTTGTAgcgaataa
- the LOC128876892 gene encoding sarcoplasmic calcium-binding protein, protein MATLLRTGLRFGVSSRILEKRTISAASNGVMHGRQNIDPANHKLQYREITRRLYSKRGVHYTGVSAFVNQEEESDSDSDIEQERGQSNFWRRKMRTLHSHLDVNKDGVISYDDFMLLGERFSDLGHLSPKAKAEFKKVLNDMWEEQWGEISPYNLICIEKYLEEMHHVLNDPSLKKKCHHFLPYLFKAVDKDQSGEISVEEFKLFFQCLNLTHDHAVVSFSHIDTNDDGKISYEEFVSLGRDFFLTEDPTRPSKHFWGPLVD, encoded by the exons ATGGCAACCTTACTGCGAACGGGTTTACGGTTTGGAGTCTCGAGTCGAATTCTGGAGAAAAGGACTATTTCAGCGGCGTCTAATGGAGTAATGCATGGAAGGCAAAACATTGATCCGGCAAACCACAAACTGCAG TACCGTGAAATTACTCGACGACTGTATAGTAAGAGAGGTGTACATTACACGGGAGTCTCGGCGTTCGTAAACCAAGAGGAAGAGAGCGATAGCGACTCGGACATTGAACAAGAAAGA GGGCAATCAAATTTCTGGAGACGCAAAATGCGAACTTTGCACAGTCATTTAGATGTTAATAAAGATGGGGTTATCAGTTATGATGATTTTATGCTACTTGGAGAACGATTTTCCGACTTAGGACATTTATCTCCGAAAGCTAAAgctgaatttaaaaaagtattgaat GATATGTGGGAGGAACAATGGGGTGAAATTAGTCCATACAATCTtatttgtattgaaaaatatctggAAGAGATGCATCATGTTCTAAATGACCCAtcattgaagaaaaaatgtcATCACTTTTTACCTTACTTATTCAAA GCAGTGGATAAAGATCAAAGCGGTGAAATTTCTGTAGAAGAATTCAAGTTGTTCTTCCAATGCTTAAATCTTACGCATGAT cATGCAGTTGTTTCCTTCAGTCATATTGATACAAATGATGACGGGAAAATCAGTTATGAAGAATTCGTATCTCTGGGCCGAGACTTTTTCTTGACAGAAGATCCAACAAGGCCTAGTAAACACTTTTGGGGTCCATTAGTAGATTAA
- the LOC128876848 gene encoding cell cycle checkpoint control protein RAD9A isoform X2 has product MTVFKAPNVIDKQVETCHIRLQPDASEIFFILKYKNSITKTHLLPILDCEVLQTAYDKDSASNQLSSQPRVLGDAVHNFHQTLIEITMEVSSQKLLLRNYIDETSGLSNTTRTQLVLGKGEFDQYNISKDTSITFCMKEFKAILSLAEVIGIPIGIYFVEAGRPVIFALKNPSLEANLVLSTLNSDADSQTETTVIGKQDKSVKQRTRNTRVPRKSSKSTNRIGNRSTNMNKTSENATAKNTHSNLIEKNSNLISKEKVDVQPSVSGTSRRNDQRNDQSKNGDSCLLGKQNTERESHNDGSSRHNVAGLSKTPTNGKKLVNSIFSSITKRKSSNDEIDRQQGQNNDKSNVLEDEVPDSPTPPVKKARLIFQKCFQKTFDPRTLPGYDIILAEDSDEGCSE; this is encoded by the exons ATGACAGTATTCAAAGCTCCAAATGTAATAGATAAACAGGTAGAAACATGTCACATCAGATTACAACCAGATGCatctgaaattttctttattttaaaatataagaatagtATTACCAAAACACATTTGTTACCCATATTGGATTGTGAAGTATTACAa ACCGCATATGATAAGGATTCTGCATCAAATCAACTTTCTTCCCAACCCCGTGTATTGGGAGATGCTGTACATAATTTTCATCAAACTCTAATTGAGATAACAATGGAAGTTTCGTCGCAAAAACTGTTACTTAGAAATTATATAGACGAAACTTCAG GTTTATCGAATACAACTCGAACACAACTCGTGCTTGGCAAAGGCGAATTTGAtcaatataatattagtaaaGACACGtcaattacattttgtatGAAGGAATTTAAAGCTATTTTGTCTTTGGCAGAAGTTATAGGTATACCAAttggaatatattttgtagaaGCTGGAAG ACCAGTCatatttgcattaaaaaaCCCATCTCTTGAGGCAAATTTAGTACTGTCTACATTAAATTCTGATGCAGACAGTCAAACTGAAACAACGGTAATTGGTAAACAGGACAAATCTGTAAAACAAAGGACGAGAAATACGCGAGTTCCTAGGAAATCTTCCAAATCTACGAACAGAATAGGAAATAGGTCAACCAATATGAATAAAACGTCTGAAAATGCTACTGCTAAAAATACccattcaaatttaattgagaagaattcaaatttaatttctaaagaaaaagttgatgTACAACCGAGTGTATCCGGTACAAGCCGGAGAAATGATCAAAGAAATGATCAAAGTAAAAATGGAGACAGTTGTTTGCTTGGTAAACAGAATACTGAAAGAGAATCTCATAATGATGGATCATCTAGACACAATGTAGCCGGACTCAGTAAAACGCCTAcaaatggaaagaaattagtgaattctatattttcttcgataacaaaaagaaaatctagTAATGATGAAATAGACCGGCAACAAGGacaaaataatgataaatctAACGTGTTAGAAGACGAAGTACCAGATTCACCAACGCCGCCAGTCAAGAAGGctcgtttaatatttcagaaatgtttCCAAAAGACTTTTGATCCAAGGACATTGCCTGGATATGATATAATTTTAGCTGAAGATTCGGATGAAGGTTGTAgcgaataa
- the LOC128876856 gene encoding general transcription factor IIH subunit 4, translated as MSNTITGKNLLRPTGLQCKNLQEYLKSRPPDILNKLYHNPPICLAVFRELPVIAKHYVMRLLFVEQPVPQAVIASWCSKLHFEEHLKVVSILNELNVWKEASIPGGLPGWILNTTFKKNLKIVLLGGGKPWTMSNQMENDNKPRDVAFLDSYALERWECVLHYMVGSQQQEGISADAVRILLHAGLMKRDEADGSPVITQAGFQFLLLETASQVWYFILQYLDTIEARGLDLVECLTFLFQLNFSTLGKDYSTEGMSEGLLTFLQHLREFGLVYQRKRKAGRFYPTRLALNIATGQNKPLSRDPEKEGYIVIETNYRVYAYTSSNLQVALLGLFCEMLYRFPNLVVSILTRDSVRQALKSGITAAQIVGYLQQHAHSKMIEVGPPVLPPTIVDQIKLWENERNRFIFSEGVLYSQFLSQTDFEVLRDHALSTGVLIWQSERKRTMVVTKAGHDDVKKFWKRYSKGSG; from the exons atgtcaaATACGATAACTGGAAAAAATCTGTTACGACCTACTGGATTGCAATGCAAAAATCTTCAAGAGTATTTAAAATCACGTCCACCAGATATATTGAACAAACTGTATCATAATCCACCAATTTGTTTGGCTGTGTTTCGTGAATTGCCTGTCATAGCAAAGCACTATGTTATGAGATTATTGTTCGTCGAACAGCCAGTGCCTCAAGCAGTCATTGCCTCTTGGTGTTCCAAACTTCATTTCGAAGAACATCTAAAAGTAGTCTCgatattaaacgaattaaatgtATGGAAAGAAGCATCGATACCAGGAGGATTACCTGGTTGGATTCTGAATACtacatttaagaaaaatttgaaaattgttttattaggAGGTGGAAAACCATGGACAATGTCGAATCAAATGGAAAACGATAATAAACCTAGAGATGTGGCATTTTTAGATTCGTATGCATTAGAAAGATGGGAATGCGTTTTGCATTACATGGTCGGTTCGCAGCAGCAAGAAG GTATATCAGCCGATGCTGTTAGAATCCTTCTGCATGCCGGATTGATGAAACGGGATGAAGCTGATGGAAGTCCAGTTATTACACAAGctggttttcaatttttactattAGAAACTGCATCGCAg GtgtggtattttattttacaatacttAGACACGATAGAAGCAAGAGGACTTGATTTAGTTGAGTGTCTTACTTTTCTCTTCCAACTCAATTTTTCAACACTTGGTAAAGATTACAGTACAGAAGGAATGTCTGAAGGTCTATTAACATTCTTACAACATTTACGAGAATTTGGACTCGTTTATCAACGAAAACGTAAAGCTGGACG ATTTTATCCAACACGATTAGCATTAAATATTGCCACTGGACAAAACAAGCCATTATCTAGAGATCCAGAAAAAGAGGGTTATATCgttattgaaacaaattacagAGTATATGCTTATACAAGTTCAAATTTACAAGTTGCCTTACTTGGTTTATTTTGTGAAATGTTATATAg GTTTCCAAATTTAGTTGTATCGATATTAACAAGAGATTCCGTACGTCAAGCTTTAAAGAGTGGAATTACTGCTGCACAAATTGTAGG TTATTTGCAGCAACATGCTCACAGTAAAATGATAGAAGTAGGTCCTCCAGTTTTACCTCCTACTATTGtagatcaaattaaattatgggaaaatgaaagaaaccgATTTATATTTAGCGAAGGAGTTTTATATAGTCAATTTCTTTCTCAAACTGATTTTGAAGTGCTTAGAGATCATGCCCTTTCTACTGGAGTATTAATTTGGCAAAGCGAAAg gaaaCGAACTATGGTTGTTACAAAAGCAGGCCATGATGATGTAAAAAAGTTTTGGAAACGATATTCTAAAGGCTCTGGTTAG
- the LOC128876909 gene encoding vacuolar protein sorting-associated protein 29 — translation MLVLVLGDLHIPHRCSSLPSKFKKLLVPGRIQHILCTGNLCTKESYDYLKTLASDVHVVRGDFDENLNYPEQKVVTVGQFRIGLSHGHQVVPWGDPESLALIQRQLDVDILISGHTHKFEAYEHENKFYINPGSATGAYNPLDTSVIPSFVLMDIQSSTVVTYVYQLVDDAVKVDRIEYKKS, via the exons atG CTTGTTTTAGTATTGGGAGATTTACACATTCCACATAGATGTAGTAGCCTTCCAagtaaatttaagaaattattggTGCCTGGTCGAATACAGCATATTTTATGCACAGGCAATCTCTGTACAAAAGAATCATAcgattatttgaaaacattggCTAGTGATGTACATGTTGTTAGAGGAGATTTTGATgag AACTTAAATTATCCAGAACAAAAAGTTGTTACTGTTGGTCAATTTAGAATAGGATTATCACATGGACATCAAGTTGTACCTTGGGGAGATCCAGAATCGCTAGCCTTAATTCAAAGACAATTAgatgttgatattttaatatcaggTCATACACACAAATTTGAGGCATAcgaacatgaaaataaattttatattaatcctGGCTCAGCAACAGGCGCATATAATCCTCTTGATAC ATCAGTCATCCCATCTTTTGTTCTAATGGATATTCAAAGTTCAACAGTTGTAACTTATGTATATCAACTTGTTGATGATGCAGTAAAAGTTGatagaattgaatataaaaaaagttaa
- the LOC128876869 gene encoding solute carrier family 17 member 9, with amino-acid sequence MQMQIGLIQNEKTNSSWSRKERRKWFLSLLCGTCLIYATRTSVPLLMPIISKEKQWSKTDSGVILSSFFWGYTLTQVASGYISDRIGGQKVLCISALGWSMTTFFMPEIIEFFSKSDTSVLLVSTVRTINGAFQGMHFPSMISLISQRLHETERASFFSLLTSGSALGTLLTGSLGSYLLENYNWTIVFQTLGGLSLTWTLLLGYHTLPFRERTTSAKLTTNYTLPWLKLLKKPPFWSCVIGHACQNNCFFVLLSWMPTYFHDTFPEVKSWVVNMVPWLSMLPCTILGKALSEKIIKAGYSVTVTRKVIETICFLTEIISLLFLAKVETFQGAIICLAFIIGGSGFHNNAIAVNPSDLAPKHSGSVFGLMNTVGAIPGFLGVYFAGHILHVTHSWPVVFIFIAIIDTLGCIIYLLFGSGQAII; translated from the exons atgcaaatgcaaatagGTCTAATTCAAAATGAGAAAACCAACTCATCTTGGTCAAG GAAGGAAAGACGGAAATggtttttatctttattatgtGGCACTTGTCTGATATATGCTACAAGAACATCTGTTCCTTTATTGATGCCAATTATAAGTAAAGAGAAACAATGGTCCAAAACAGATTCTGGAGTAATATTATCCAGTTTTTTCTGGGGTTATACATTAACACAAGTTGCTAGCGGTTATATTAGTGATAGGATCGGAGGACAAAAGGTATTATGCATTTCAGCCCTTGGATGGTCTatgacaacattttttatgccagaaattatagaattcttttcaaaaagtgATACATCTGTATTATTAGTATCCACAGTAAGAACAATCAATGGAGCGTTTCAAG GGATGCATTTTCCTAGTATGATTAGTTTGATAAGTCAACGATTGCATGAAACAGAAAGAGCCTCGTTTTTTAGTTTATTGACATCAGGATCTGCTCTTGGTACATTACTCACAGGATCTCTAGGTTCCTACCTACTGGAAAATTATAACTGGACAATAGTTTTTCAAACTTTAG GTGGTTTGAGTTTGACATGGACTCTCTTATTAGGCTACCATACTCTGCCATTCAGGGAAAGAACAACTTCTGCTAAATTAACTACTAATTACACTTTACCTTGGTTGAAGCTCCTGAAAAAACCTCCATTCTG GTCATGTGTAATTGGCCATGCAtgtcaaaataattgtttttttgtattgttatCATGGATGCCAACATATTTTCATGATACATTTCCTGAAGTGAAG agcTGGGTCGTAAATATGGTACCATGGTTATCAATGTTACCTTGCACAATTTTGGGCAAGGCTCTTTctgagaaaataataaaagcagGGTACTCTGTCACAGTGACACGTAAAGTAATCGAAACAATATGCTTTCTTACTGAAATAATAAGTCTGCTGTTTCtag caAAAGTGGAAACATTTCAAGGTGCAATAATATGCCTTGCATTTATAATTGGTGGATCAGGTTTTCATAATAATGCAATTGCTGTAAATCCTTCAGATCTTGCACCAAAACATTCTGGCAGTGTATTCGGTTTAATGAATACTGTTGGTGCTATACCTG GATTCCTTGGAGTGTATTTTGCAGGACATATTCTACATGTAACACACAGCTGGCCtgttgtttttatatttattgctaTAATTGACACATTGggatgtataatatatttactttttggtTCTGGCCAAGCAATTATATGA